The genomic interval TTGGCCGCCGCACGCACCATCGCCGGCCCGCCGATGTCGATGTTCTCGACCGCCTCGTCGTCGGTCACCCCCGCCTTCTCGATGGTCTTGCCGAACGGGTAGAGGTTGCAGACCACCAGGTCGATGGCGGTGATGTCGTTGGCCTTCAGCTGTGCCAGGTGCTGGGGTTTGCGCCGGTCCGCCAGGATCGCCCCGTGGATGCGGGGGTGCATGGTCTTGACCCGGCCGTCCAGCATCTCCGGCGAGCCGGTGACCTCGCTGACCGGTGTCGTGGGGATGCCCGCCTTCGCCAGCATGCGGGCGGTGCCGCCGGATGCGATGAGCGACACCTGCTGCTCGAGAAGCCCCCGGGCCAACTCCTCGATCCCGGTCTTGTCGCTGACCGACAGGAGGGCTCGTTTGATCTTCATGATCGAAGGATATCCTGCCCGGCCGGTGCGCGGCCTATTTCGCGAGGGCTGCGACGAGCCCGGCAACCTCGCTCGGATTGCGCCCGACCCGGACCCCTGCCGCCTCCAGAGCTTCGGCCTTGGCGGCCGCGGTCCCCTTGGAGCCGGACACTATGGCGCCCGCGTGGCCCATCCGCTTGCCGGGCGGAGCGGTGAACCCGGCGATGTAGGCGA from Actinomycetota bacterium carries:
- a CDS encoding succinate--CoA ligase subunit alpha encodes the protein CLSRFEQDPETEIVVLIGEIGGEDEEKAAAFIAENMKKPVVAYIAGFTAPPGKRMGHAGAIVSGSKGTAAAKAEALEAAGVRVGRNPSEVAGLVAALAK